A window of Desulfuromonas soudanensis genomic DNA:
AACGAATACATTTTTTACTTCTCGTTGAGTTTGTGTATCTAAATCAACGCTGAAGGGTGGATTACTGATAGCCACATCAAACTTTGCATTAACTTCTTTGTCGTTGTACAAAGTTTCAGGCGTGGCAGTTTCTAAAAAGTTGGGCGATGTTTCTTTTACATAAAAGCGAAATGGAAGCAATCCGTCTTTTACGAAAATATTGGTTGAGCCGTCACCATGTAAAATCATATTGACCTTTGAAGCCGTGCCTAAGTCAAAATTGATTTCAGAACCGTATAAATATTCTCTTGCCCATTTGTTCTCGGCATAATCAGGTGAAAAAAGCTCTTCAAATCGTTGTTTAATTTGTCGGCTTGATTTGAGTTTTTCTTTTTGTTTGTATTTCAATTCTTTGGTGATGAGTTTCATAGCCTCGACCAAATAAGTTCCACTTCCTGCCGAAGGATCAATAATCAAAGGTAATTCACGGTCATTATTAAGTCGGTCGATTGCCAAGCTGTCAAGTTGTAAAGCATAAAGTAAAAAATTTACAATTGGTGTTGGTGTAAAGAATTGACCTTTATTTTGTTTAAAACCATCTCTAGTGATAGTTTCAAAAAAGTCGCCAAGAATGTCTTTACCGTCTAATGAACTACGACCTTCTAAAAATGAAAAATTCTCCAACGCCTGTACAGTGTAAATCAGTTTGTTTAGAGGAAACTTGTTACGGTTGGTCACATTGTCATCATCAATTTTTTGCTGTTCCGATACATTGAGTTGATCTTTTAAAGCCCGTTTGTAAAGTTTGTTTATTCTGTCATAAACCTTTTCTGAACTTTCAACGTTATTACCATATTGATAAATCTGAAAATCATATTCCTCTTCGTCTTCTTTTTCGTATTCATCCTGGACTTTGGCAAGAATTATATTTACAAGGGAATAAAAAATTTCACTGTCGTTTGTTCCACCACCGCCCCAAAGCACGTTATGTAAGTTTCTTCCCAAACCTTCGATTTCTTCACGATTTATTTTGTTTCTTAAGTCGTGCTTTTCGTGCCCTTTGATTAATGGTTGTTTCTTAGGTTCTCCATAACCTGCGGTTAATTCTATGCCGATGGAGATGAACCCATCATTTTCCCAATCGCTGTAATTACGGTACTTTTCAAAATCAATAATGATTGCCTTGTCTAAAATTCCCTCGTCTTGCAAGTCGGCTGTGTAATAAACCAAATATCTAACTTTGGTTTTAAAATCTTTTTCTTCCGCTTGGGCTAACGAAAAAAGTTGCCCTTCAATTTCCGATTTGTCTTTCTCGAATTTGTCAGGTGCTTTGGCTTCAATAAAAAAGAATGGATTGCCTTCTTCGTCCTTAACGATGATGTCAATTCTTGGCGAGAGTTTTCCGTGTCCCGCTTTTACTGAATATTCCTTTTCAATTTCAATGTTGTCAGGTTTATAGTCGAGTTCGTTTACTAATCGGTCAACGAGAAATGCCCGCACAATTTCTTCGTCACCAGTCAATGACTTCAAAACTCTGTTTAGCTTTATTTTCTCGGAATATTGAACTGTCGCTTTGTCAGTGTTGATTTTGGCAACACGGTTTTTCTGATTTTGCAGCTTCTGCTCGATTAATTTTATCCATTCTTTCATTTTTTTTCCTATGCACCAATTTGTCCCGATGCTTAACTGGGTTATACGACGGACTAGATATTAAAATAATAAGTCGGCCGTCTTATTGATTTAAAAATCTAATGCCACTTAAAAGTTCCTTGCACCAATCGTTTTGCCCTTTTGCCTCACATGGTAAATTTTTAAATAGTTCGAACAAAATAATTTAAATTTTTAGATCGAGAGCCAGGGGTTGGCCACATGAATCATACGCTGCCCCCACCTAAAGTTCCACATGAAAGGCGTACAATTCGGAAGGGGTCATTAGGAACGCTTTCCTGAAAACTATCCAATAATATAGTCCCACATACCCTAGGTCAACATTTAACTACCGCTTCAATTGAGCAATGGGGATATAAGCGATACTGTAAGCTGTCCTTTATTTCTTCCAAAACCGGCTAATTCCCTACCTATTTTTTATTGACATTTTGAAATCGACACCTATTTACTGCTGCTATTCAAATGTCGATATCTGACAGTGCAGAACCTTTCCTGCGAGCCCCCCCCTGCCCTCCTGAGCGCATCCGACTACATCATTTAGACATTTTCTTGTGTGAACGCATTTTGATGCACGGGAGAATGATTTTGAGAAATTCCCTTAATAGCAGCCCACACATGATGCGGAAAAATGGCCTTAGTTACTGATGGCCAATCTCTCATTTTCAGTCCCTGTTAGCAAAAGCAATTTGCCTCACAACTATTACTAACACTTGACAAATAAACCCCAAGATCAGACCGTCCTATTAATGGGGGGATCTAAGGTTCACCCATTTAGGGCTCGGTCACACTCCCCCCGTGATCGGACCCTTTTTATTTTGCTTACTGAAGACTCAACGAAATAACCTTATATCCCGAGATAGTTATTAACTCGGCTCGCAAAACCATGGAGATTCCGGCTGAAATTATCTGTCAAATCTCTGTTAATTGAACTTAGCTGTGGCAATGGTATAGTTATGATTGTCTCATAACTAAATTTGCTATAACACCAATTGTAAATATTATCCAGAATATATCTTCCATATAGTAGCTCCTTATTGTAGTAATTATTGTTAAGTC
This region includes:
- a CDS encoding restriction endonuclease subunit M codes for the protein MKEWIKLIEQKLQNQKNRVAKINTDKATVQYSEKIKLNRVLKSLTGDEEIVRAFLVDRLVNELDYKPDNIEIEKEYSVKAGHGKLSPRIDIIVKDEEGNPFFFIEAKAPDKFEKDKSEIEGQLFSLAQAEEKDFKTKVRYLVYYTADLQDEGILDKAIIIDFEKYRNYSDWENDGFISIGIELTAGYGEPKKQPLIKGHEKHDLRNKINREEIEGLGRNLHNVLWGGGGTNDSEIFYSLVNIILAKVQDEYEKEDEEEYDFQIYQYGNNVESSEKVYDRINKLYKRALKDQLNVSEQQKIDDDNVTNRNKFPLNKLIYTVQALENFSFLEGRSSLDGKDILGDFFETITRDGFKQNKGQFFTPTPIVNFLLYALQLDSLAIDRLNNDRELPLIIDPSAGSGTYLVEAMKLITKELKYKQKEKLKSSRQIKQRFEELFSPDYAENKWAREYLYGSEINFDLGTASKVNMILHGDGSTNIFVKDGLLPFRFYVKETSPNFLETATPETLYNDKEVNAKFDVAISNPPFSVDLDTQTQREVKNVFVFGDKRNSENLFIERYYQLLKEGGRLGVVLPESVFDTTENKYIRLFLFKYFNVKAIVSLPQITFEPFTSTKTSLLFAQKKTKQQVEKWNTLWDKHGKEWSFLKTRVTDYVKYFVNEEKINKKWAKDVVDDLEKENFENIKANIYRFLKDYLTPEDEKLTPKEFLIKYMDEIDNISKFERETNVFGFYNAWWVFGEVAKELDYDIFMAEAENIGYKRTKRGEKPMPNDLYDLEYAPYQIDANDIISSYDKNLKILNDLLAESKKVLEALENKMASKETELQKKKIESLETDIKEQIGKIENLEAEKDQVTLIFETYYDGDKLKTEYSERTDSELINHFKSGVLSRYKSDDIVLRSTKLLTILDNIRKEVIWE